In Candidatus Hamiltonella defensa 5AT (Acyrthosiphon pisum), one genomic interval encodes:
- the rpoS gene encoding RNA polymerase sigma factor RpoS gives MRQNTLKVNELNEDINFTQYSEKNNLDPEIFTEKFLLVDESTESELDEDEEDELLVENVTQRVLDATQLYLGEIGYSPLLTAAEEIYFARRVLCGDESSRRRMIESNLRLVVKISRRYINRGLPLLDLIEEGNLGLIRAVEKFDPERGFRFSTYATWWIRQTIERAIMNQTRTIRLPIHVVKELNVYLRAARELSHKLDHDPSPEEIAEQLNKPVDYVSRMLRLNERISSVDTSFGNAAEKGLLDVLSDETDNDPENTTQNDDMKKSVVKWLFELSTKQREVLARRFGLLGYEPATLEEVGCEIGLTRERVRQIQVEGLLRLKEMLQTQGLNISA, from the coding sequence ATGAGACAAAATACGCTGAAAGTTAACGAGTTAAATGAAGATATTAATTTTACGCAGTACAGTGAAAAAAATAATCTAGACCCAGAAATTTTCACTGAAAAATTTTTACTAGTCGATGAATCTACTGAAAGTGAGTTAGATGAAGACGAAGAAGATGAATTATTAGTAGAAAATGTCACACAGCGAGTACTGGATGCAACTCAGCTTTATCTTGGTGAAATTGGCTATTCTCCCTTATTAACAGCAGCAGAAGAAATTTATTTTGCTCGCCGTGTATTGTGTGGCGATGAATCGTCACGTCGAAGAATGATAGAAAGTAATTTACGTTTAGTGGTAAAAATTTCTCGTCGTTATATCAATCGTGGTCTGCCATTATTAGACTTAATTGAAGAAGGTAATTTAGGTCTCATTCGTGCTGTTGAAAAATTTGATCCTGAGCGGGGTTTTCGTTTTTCAACTTATGCCACATGGTGGATACGTCAAACGATTGAGCGTGCGATTATGAACCAAACGCGAACTATTCGTTTACCTATCCATGTCGTCAAAGAGTTAAATGTATATTTACGTGCTGCAAGAGAACTTTCCCATAAACTTGATCATGATCCCAGCCCAGAAGAAATTGCAGAGCAACTGAATAAACCTGTTGATTATGTCAGCCGTATGTTACGGCTTAATGAACGTATCAGCTCTGTTGATACTTCTTTTGGAAATGCGGCAGAAAAAGGATTATTAGATGTTTTATCTGATGAAACTGACAATGATCCTGAGAATACAACCCAAAATGATGATATGAAAAAAAGCGTCGTTAAATGGCTATTTGAATTGAGTACTAAGCAACGAGAAGTCTTAGCAAGACGCTTTGGATTATTAGGTTACGAGCCCGCGACACTTGAAGAGGTGGGATGTGAAATTGGTTTAACGCGTGAACGTGTTCGACAAATTCAGGTTGAAGGCTTGCTCCGTTTGAAAGAAATGCTGCAAACACAAGGTTTAAACATATCCGCTTGA
- the nlpD gene encoding murein hydrolase activator NlpD produces the protein MKKNTRRILYQSLFMIANFSLFACSNKDSKPAPISVARDHSIKIKQEHDRMHTIIYNRSYDNTLKGSYNGHTYRVKRGDTLFYIAWLTGNDYRDLAKKNNIPEPYTLKIHQLIQLDKNSKQMIKQKDVTSIGLPLRPSHQEIQTTMVDSQSTNAYSQHSGKQNVSEILQKSAIVEKSTPDVTLPRNPINTSKNHGTAPTLQWKWPTDGKIIDEFSASEGGNKGIDISGSRRQPIFSTADGQVVYAGNALRGYGNLIIIKHSDDYLSAYAHNDKILVREQQKVKAGQKIANMGSSGASSVKLHFEIRYKGKSVNPLQYLSQR, from the coding sequence ATGAAAAAAAACACCCGCCGCATTTTATATCAATCTCTATTTATGATTGCCAACTTCTCTCTTTTTGCCTGTAGTAATAAAGACTCAAAACCAGCGCCTATTAGTGTTGCCAGAGACCATTCTATTAAAATTAAACAAGAACATGACAGAATGCATACAATTATCTATAACCGCAGTTATGATAATACTCTTAAAGGCAGTTATAACGGGCATACCTATCGAGTGAAACGAGGTGACACCTTATTTTATATTGCTTGGCTTACAGGAAATGATTATCGTGATTTAGCAAAAAAAAATAATATTCCTGAACCTTATACACTAAAAATTCATCAGTTAATTCAGTTAGATAAAAACTCTAAACAGATGATAAAACAAAAAGACGTGACTTCTATTGGCTTACCTCTTCGCCCATCTCACCAGGAAATTCAAACAACAATGGTTGATTCTCAATCAACTAACGCGTATTCTCAACATTCAGGTAAACAAAATGTTAGCGAAATATTGCAAAAATCAGCTATTGTTGAAAAATCAACACCTGATGTTACTTTGCCTCGTAATCCGATTAATACCTCAAAAAATCATGGTACAGCTCCCACGCTTCAATGGAAATGGCCGACTGACGGAAAAATTATCGATGAATTTTCTGCTTCCGAAGGAGGTAATAAAGGGATTGATATCAGTGGTTCCCGAAGACAACCTATTTTTTCAACAGCAGATGGGCAAGTGGTTTATGCAGGGAATGCATTACGAGGTTATGGTAATTTAATCATTATTAAGCACAGTGATGATTACCTGAGTGCCTATGCTCATAATGACAAGATACTGGTCCGGGAACAACAAAAAGTCAAAGCTGGGCAAAAAATAGCAAATATGGGTAGCTCCGGAGCCAGTTCAGTAAAGTTACATTTTGAAATTCGTTATAAAGGGAAATCCGTCAACCCGCTGCAGTACCTTTCGCAGCGATAA
- the ispF gene encoding 2-C-methyl-D-erythritol 2,4-cyclodiphosphate synthase: MRIGKGFDVHKFGGSSRLIIGGVYIPEKQGVIAHSDGDVVLHAVIDALLGAAALGDIGTLFPDTSPDFKNADSRALLCRSYEKILGKKYQLGNIDITIIAQEPKMAPYIPEMRENLSKDLQCNIDHINIKATTTEKLGFIGRGEGIASEAVVLLIKK; this comes from the coding sequence ATACGCATAGGAAAGGGTTTTGATGTCCACAAATTTGGCGGGTCTTCTCGCCTGATCATTGGGGGGGTTTATATCCCTGAAAAACAGGGTGTGATAGCCCATTCAGATGGGGATGTGGTCTTACATGCAGTGATTGACGCATTGCTCGGTGCTGCAGCTTTAGGTGATATTGGAACACTTTTCCCTGATACCTCCCCAGATTTCAAAAATGCCGATAGTCGCGCCTTATTGTGCAGAAGCTATGAGAAAATTCTGGGGAAAAAATATCAATTAGGGAATATAGACATCACTATTATTGCACAAGAACCTAAAATGGCACCTTACATTCCAGAAATGAGAGAAAATCTGTCCAAAGATCTTCAGTGCAACATAGATCACATTAATATCAAAGCCACCACAACCGAAAAATTGGGTTTTATTGGCCGTGGTGAAGGTATTGCATCTGAAGCAGTGGTTTTATTAATCAAAAAATGA
- the ispD gene encoding 2-C-methyl-D-erythritol 4-phosphate cytidylyltransferase, with protein sequence MNTYTSLSLEVMAVVPAAGIGSRMKTDCPKQYFSIRGKTILEYAVKPLLSHPCIQQIMIVIHPKDHFFQSTPLARHPKIRVALGGKERANSVLAGLKYFGYLNVHSKWILVHDAVRPCVSDEDIEHLLSITQHSEVGGILATPVRDTIKIAQADMTISSTPERAKLWHALTPQLFPFGLLKNCLSRALAEKKLVTDEASVLECYGYHPLLIQGRSDNIKITYPEDLKLAEFYLNQKHDESP encoded by the coding sequence ATGAACACATACACTTCTCTTTCTCTTGAGGTAATGGCTGTTGTGCCTGCTGCAGGCATCGGGTCTCGAATGAAAACAGATTGCCCAAAACAATATTTCTCAATCAGAGGTAAAACAATACTTGAATACGCGGTTAAACCTTTATTATCTCATCCTTGTATTCAACAGATTATGATTGTGATTCACCCTAAAGATCATTTTTTTCAATCAACACCTCTTGCTCGACATCCGAAAATTCGGGTGGCTTTAGGTGGAAAAGAACGTGCAAATTCTGTTTTGGCAGGGTTAAAATATTTCGGTTACCTTAACGTGCATTCTAAATGGATCCTGGTTCATGACGCCGTTCGCCCCTGTGTCAGTGATGAAGATATAGAGCATTTACTTTCTATTACTCAACACAGTGAAGTAGGAGGTATATTAGCCACGCCTGTTCGAGATACAATAAAAATAGCTCAGGCTGATATGACTATTTCATCTACCCCTGAGAGAGCCAAACTTTGGCATGCCCTGACACCACAGCTATTCCCTTTTGGATTATTAAAAAATTGTTTATCACGTGCCTTAGCAGAAAAAAAACTCGTCACAGATGAAGCCTCTGTACTTGAATGCTATGGTTATCATCCACTATTAATCCAGGGGAGATCTGACAATATCAAGATCACTTATCCAGAAGATTTAAAGTTAGCTGAATTTTACTTAAACCAAAAACATGATGAATCACCATGA
- the ftsB gene encoding cell division protein FtsB produces MKIFILLLLLLAIGLQYSLWLGKNGIRDFVRIKKDVAEQKIKNNELKMRNAQLFAEINDLDGGKEALEERARNDLGMIKQDEKFYRLIPESSKTNIVSPAKQLR; encoded by the coding sequence ATGAAAATATTTATATTGCTGCTGCTGTTATTAGCAATTGGATTACAATATTCTCTTTGGTTAGGGAAAAATGGGATTCGTGACTTTGTCCGAATTAAAAAGGATGTCGCAGAACAAAAAATAAAAAATAATGAATTAAAAATGAGAAACGCCCAACTTTTTGCTGAAATTAACGATTTAGACGGGGGAAAAGAAGCACTGGAAGAGCGTGCTCGAAATGATTTAGGGATGATCAAACAAGATGAAAAATTTTATCGTTTGATCCCTGAATCCTCAAAAACCAACATCGTTTCTCCTGCTAAACAATTAAGATAA
- the queD gene encoding 6-carboxytetrahydropterin synthase QueD, translating into MNTSLFKEFQFEAAHRLPYVPEGHKCRRLHGHSFVVRLEIIGKIDTKSGWIMDFADLKAAFQPIWNKLDHQYLNDIEGLENPTSELLAVWIWDRLKPKLPQLSSITIKETCSAGCIYRGSETHLGQ; encoded by the coding sequence ATGAACACCAGTTTGTTTAAAGAATTTCAATTTGAGGCAGCTCATCGTCTTCCTTACGTTCCTGAAGGACATAAATGTCGGCGTTTACATGGTCATTCATTTGTAGTTCGATTAGAAATTATTGGCAAAATTGATACTAAAAGTGGTTGGATTATGGATTTTGCTGATTTGAAAGCAGCATTTCAACCTATTTGGAATAAATTAGATCATCAATATTTAAATGATATCGAAGGATTGGAAAATCCAACCAGTGAGTTATTGGCCGTTTGGATTTGGGATCGACTTAAGCCTAAATTACCTCAATTAAGTTCAATCACTATCAAAGAAACCTGTTCAGCAGGTTGTATTTATAGAGGCTCTGAGACCCATTTAGGGCAATAG
- a CDS encoding Sua5/YciO/YrdC/YwlC family protein has protein sequence MQIKNNPTFASVLKALKKEQVIAYPTESVFGLGCDPDSQKAVNNLLLLKQRPQKKGLILIAASYQQLQPYINDEQVSAEQREKIFTSWPGHLTWVFPTSIQTPFWLSGEFNSLAVRVSAHPLVRQLCSCFGKPLVSSSANMTGQTPCRTSREVVLQFGHQLSVLSGNVGGHMKPSEIRDALTDRLIRSG, from the coding sequence ATGCAGATAAAAAATAACCCTACGTTCGCTTCAGTCTTAAAAGCATTAAAAAAAGAGCAGGTAATAGCTTATCCGACAGAATCTGTTTTTGGCTTAGGCTGTGATCCAGATAGTCAAAAAGCGGTGAATAATTTATTGCTTTTAAAGCAACGCCCTCAAAAAAAGGGATTGATTTTGATAGCAGCCAGTTATCAGCAATTACAACCCTATATTAATGATGAGCAGGTCAGTGCTGAACAACGTGAAAAAATTTTTACAAGCTGGCCAGGGCACTTAACCTGGGTTTTCCCAACCTCTATCCAAACACCCTTTTGGTTAAGTGGGGAATTTAATTCATTGGCAGTCAGAGTGTCTGCTCATCCTTTGGTCAGACAGTTATGTTCCTGCTTTGGTAAGCCTTTGGTGTCAAGCAGTGCTAACATGACAGGCCAAACACCTTGCCGTACATCCAGAGAAGTGGTTTTACAGTTCGGCCATCAGTTGTCTGTGTTATCAGGCAATGTAGGAGGGCATATGAAACCCTCTGAAATCAGAGATGCGTTGACCGATAGATTAATTCGCTCAGGATAA
- the def gene encoding peptide deformylase: protein MSILQILHFPDDRLRKIASPVKKMDDQIRQIADDMLETMYQAEGIGLAATQVNIHQRIIVIDVSEDRHQPLILINPELLEKSGETGIEEGCLSIPGEKAFIPRAKEITIQALNREGRSFRLSADDLLAICIQHEMDHLIGKLFVDYLSPFKRQRIQKKMEKLQKINEKKDK from the coding sequence ATGTCAATATTACAAATATTACATTTTCCAGACGATCGGCTTCGCAAAATTGCAAGTCCAGTAAAAAAAATGGATGATCAAATTCGGCAAATAGCGGATGATATGCTGGAAACTATGTATCAGGCGGAAGGCATTGGTTTAGCGGCAACGCAGGTCAATATTCATCAACGGATTATTGTTATTGATGTTTCAGAAGATCGTCATCAGCCTCTCATATTAATTAATCCGGAATTATTAGAAAAAAGCGGAGAAACCGGCATTGAAGAAGGTTGCCTTTCTATTCCTGGCGAAAAAGCGTTCATACCAAGAGCAAAAGAGATTACCATTCAAGCATTAAACCGTGAGGGGAGATCTTTTAGGTTGTCTGCCGATGACTTATTGGCAATTTGCATTCAACACGAAATGGATCATCTTATTGGGAAGCTTTTTGTCGATTACCTTTCGCCCTTTAAGCGTCAGCGTATCCAAAAAAAGATGGAAAAACTGCAAAAAATTAATGAAAAAAAAGATAAATGA
- the fmt gene encoding methionyl-tRNA formyltransferase, with product MSESLKIIFAGTPDFSACHLQHLLSHRQKILGVFTQPDRPAGRGKKLAFSPVKILATQHHIPVYQPHSLGLKEEQQSILDLDADVMVVVAYGLLLPQAVLNMPRLGCINVHPSLLPRWRGAAPIQRAIWAGDQETGVTIMQMDSGLDTGNMLYKTVYPIQPDDTGASLQAKLAALGSQDLLLTLKKMAEGKMHGETQDEQKTTYAHKLTKKEARLDWLLPAAHLERCVRAFNPWPVSYFIINEQIIKVWEAQAMPDSQQVSHLQPGTVLKADKNGIQILTSEGVLNMTKFQLPGKKIISAWDFLNSRNEWFQIGKQLLS from the coding sequence GTGTCCGAATCTTTAAAAATTATTTTTGCAGGGACACCAGATTTCTCAGCCTGTCACCTTCAACATTTATTATCTCATAGACAAAAAATTCTCGGCGTTTTTACACAACCCGATCGTCCTGCTGGAAGAGGAAAAAAACTGGCTTTTAGCCCGGTAAAAATCTTGGCCACCCAACATCATATTCCCGTTTATCAACCTCATTCACTCGGTTTAAAAGAAGAGCAACAAAGTATCCTTGATTTAGATGCGGATGTCATGGTCGTGGTTGCCTATGGTTTACTCCTTCCTCAAGCGGTATTGAACATGCCTCGTTTGGGATGCATTAATGTGCATCCTTCTCTTCTTCCTCGCTGGCGGGGCGCGGCTCCGATTCAACGGGCGATTTGGGCAGGAGATCAAGAAACGGGGGTGACTATTATGCAAATGGATTCAGGATTAGACACAGGGAACATGTTGTATAAAACCGTTTATCCAATACAGCCCGATGATACCGGCGCGAGTTTGCAGGCTAAGTTGGCCGCATTAGGATCTCAAGATTTATTGCTTACATTAAAAAAAATGGCTGAAGGCAAAATGCACGGAGAAACTCAAGATGAACAAAAAACAACTTACGCTCACAAATTAACTAAAAAAGAAGCGCGCCTCGATTGGTTGCTGCCTGCTGCTCATTTAGAACGCTGTGTTCGGGCATTTAACCCCTGGCCTGTCAGTTATTTCATAATAAATGAACAAATTATAAAGGTCTGGGAAGCTCAAGCCATGCCCGATTCGCAGCAAGTTTCTCATCTCCAGCCAGGCACCGTCCTAAAAGCGGATAAAAACGGGATCCAAATTCTTACTTCTGAGGGTGTGTTAAACATGACGAAATTCCAGTTGCCTGGTAAAAAAATTATCTCTGCCTGGGATTTTCTCAATTCAAGAAATGAATGGTTTCAAATAGGGAAGCAACTTTTATCCTGA
- the rsmB gene encoding 16S rRNA (cytosine(967)-C(5))-methyltransferase RsmB encodes MKNTYHLRAIAAQIISQVLDKGRSLSVVLPEVQNHVPYKDKALLQELCFGTLRVLPRLEHCVKHLMTRPLNAKKRLLHFLLMVGLYQLIYTRIPPHAILSETVKAAAVLKYPQFKGLINAILREFERRKESLLQKVEAQDPYLHPQWLLQRIKTAYPEQWPSILRANNERPPMWIRVNVLHHSREKYLTELEKSGIKAKAHSICLDAVQILPPCSVKELPGFDLGWATVQDVSAQRCIDLLDPQNDDYILDLCAAPGVKTTHILERAPSADVLAVDIDAKRLERIKENLQRLHLSARLKVADALVPEQWYEGKMFDKILLDVPCSATGIIRRHPDIKWLRRDSDIAALAQLQSEIIKAVWPTLRQGGMLLYSTCSILPEENQQQITEFLKHQLNAESITIQDEAVIGLQNLPQTDEGDGFFYAKITKRS; translated from the coding sequence ATGAAAAATACATATCATCTTCGCGCTATTGCTGCTCAAATTATCAGTCAAGTATTAGATAAAGGGCGTTCACTCAGTGTTGTTTTGCCTGAAGTACAGAATCATGTCCCTTATAAAGATAAGGCATTGCTCCAGGAACTGTGTTTTGGCACCTTGAGGGTGCTGCCAAGGTTGGAGCATTGTGTGAAGCATTTAATGACACGCCCGTTAAATGCCAAAAAACGTCTTTTGCATTTCTTGCTGATGGTTGGCTTATATCAGCTCATTTATACCCGCATTCCACCACATGCTATTTTATCTGAAACAGTGAAAGCGGCTGCTGTTTTGAAATATCCACAATTCAAAGGATTGATAAACGCGATACTGCGTGAATTTGAGCGGAGAAAAGAAAGCTTACTTCAAAAAGTGGAGGCTCAAGATCCTTATTTACATCCACAATGGTTATTGCAACGAATAAAAACCGCTTATCCTGAACAATGGCCATCTATTTTGAGGGCGAATAACGAAAGACCTCCAATGTGGATAAGGGTTAATGTGCTTCATCATTCTAGAGAAAAATATCTGACAGAATTAGAAAAATCAGGAATCAAAGCAAAAGCGCACTCTATTTGCCTTGACGCAGTACAAATTTTGCCCCCATGTTCAGTCAAAGAACTCCCTGGTTTTGATCTGGGTTGGGCAACAGTCCAGGATGTGTCGGCTCAAAGATGTATTGATTTACTCGACCCCCAAAACGATGACTATATTCTTGATTTATGTGCGGCCCCTGGTGTTAAAACAACTCATATTCTTGAGAGGGCTCCCAGTGCTGATGTATTAGCGGTCGATATCGATGCAAAGCGTTTAGAGCGCATAAAAGAAAATTTACAACGTTTGCATTTATCAGCCAGGCTAAAAGTGGCTGACGCTCTTGTACCTGAGCAATGGTATGAAGGAAAAATGTTCGATAAAATTTTACTGGATGTGCCTTGTTCCGCCACAGGTATTATTCGTCGCCATCCTGATATCAAATGGCTCAGGCGTGATAGTGATATCGCAGCACTGGCTCAATTACAATCCGAGATTATCAAAGCTGTCTGGCCAACGCTCAGACAGGGAGGGATGCTGCTTTACAGCACTTGTTCTATTTTACCTGAAGAAAATCAACAACAAATCACCGAATTTTTGAAACATCAACTCAATGCAGAAAGCATAACAATTCAAGATGAAGCAGTAATAGGTCTACAAAACTTGCCCCAAACTGATGAAGGTGATGGTTTCTTTTATGCAAAAATCACCAAGCGCTCGTGA
- the trkA gene encoding Trk system potassium transporter TrkA, whose translation MKIIILGAGQVGVTLAENLASENNDITVVDIDVNRLRELQDKLDLRVIQGQGSYPRILREAGAQNADMLIAVTNSDEINMMACQVAYSLFNTPNRIARIRSTEYIFETAKLFQPEVIPVDYLISPEQLVINYIYQLIEYPGALQVINFADKKISIVAVNAYYGGPLVGNALSSLPERMPHINTRVAAIFRQDRPIRPQGSTIIEANDEVFFVAASQHIRAVISELQRLEKPYKRIMIVGGGNIGAGLALKLEKNYYVKLIERNKNRATELTEMLNNTIVYYGNASDQELLAQEQVEQVDVFIAVTNDDEDNIMSAMLAKKMGAKKAMVLIQRSAYVDLVQGGVIDIVISPQQVTISALLGHVRKADIVSVFSLRRGVAEAIEAIAHGDESTSKVVGRKIKDIKLPSGTVIGAIARGDEVIIANNNAVIQQGDHIVMFITHKKFVPDVERLFQPSPFFL comes from the coding sequence ATGAAAATCATTATTCTTGGAGCAGGGCAGGTAGGTGTAACACTGGCAGAAAACCTGGCGAGCGAAAATAATGATATCACTGTTGTTGACATTGATGTCAACCGCTTGCGTGAGCTACAGGACAAGTTAGATCTACGAGTGATACAAGGGCAGGGATCTTATCCTCGTATATTAAGAGAAGCAGGTGCTCAAAATGCAGATATGTTAATTGCAGTCACCAATTCTGATGAAATCAATATGATGGCCTGCCAGGTGGCTTATTCATTGTTTAACACACCCAATCGCATCGCTCGTATTCGTTCTACTGAATATATTTTTGAAACGGCGAAGCTTTTCCAACCCGAAGTCATACCTGTTGATTATCTGATTTCACCAGAGCAATTAGTCATCAATTATATTTATCAGCTCATAGAGTATCCTGGGGCTTTGCAAGTGATTAATTTTGCTGATAAAAAAATCAGTATTGTTGCAGTAAATGCGTATTATGGCGGTCCTCTTGTCGGTAATGCACTTTCTTCTTTACCTGAACGTATGCCTCATATCAACACAAGGGTTGCGGCTATTTTTCGGCAAGATAGACCGATTCGGCCACAAGGGTCCACTATTATTGAAGCGAATGATGAAGTGTTTTTTGTGGCCGCTTCGCAACACATTCGAGCTGTGATAAGTGAATTACAGCGTTTAGAAAAACCTTACAAACGGATTATGATAGTCGGAGGCGGTAATATAGGGGCTGGTTTAGCACTAAAATTAGAAAAAAATTACTATGTTAAATTAATTGAGCGTAACAAAAATAGAGCCACCGAATTAACAGAAATGTTAAATAATACGATTGTTTATTATGGTAATGCCTCTGATCAGGAATTACTGGCTCAAGAGCAAGTAGAGCAAGTCGATGTTTTTATCGCTGTGACTAATGATGATGAAGACAATATTATGTCAGCCATGTTAGCAAAAAAGATGGGCGCTAAAAAAGCCATGGTGCTGATTCAACGTAGTGCGTACGTTGATTTAGTGCAGGGCGGCGTCATAGACATTGTGATTTCACCGCAACAAGTCACTATTTCAGCGTTATTGGGTCATGTGCGCAAAGCAGATATTGTGAGTGTTTTTTCACTTCGCCGTGGTGTTGCTGAAGCCATTGAGGCGATAGCTCATGGTGATGAAAGCACATCTAAAGTCGTCGGTCGTAAAATTAAAGATATTAAGCTTCCTTCGGGTACGGTTATTGGGGCTATTGCACGCGGTGATGAAGTGATTATTGCCAATAATAACGCTGTCATTCAACAAGGGGATCATATTGTGATGTTTATTACTCATAAAAAATTTGTGCCTGATGTTGAGCGATTATTTCAACCTAGCCCCTTTTTTTTGTAA